Proteins encoded by one window of Megachile rotundata isolate GNS110a chromosome 10, iyMegRotu1, whole genome shotgun sequence:
- the FBXO11 gene encoding F-box protein 11, which translates to MPSASFTSSRNYVRRSRRKGANRIPVPSRTTSAEPCDLPCSASNQIPPGGGVGGGGGGGGGGGGGGSGGRGSSPSVSGVAAPSPSPSHSHSSPYDLRRKSPPHPDPAPGTSSALPPSGGSSIGATLGSSSLPARKRPRRTCSLSTDGTNTNTAAHYLQYELPDEVLLTIFNYLMEQDLCRVSQVCKRFQTIANDTELWKSLYQQVYEYDLPLFNPAPCKFEFVSPDESDYPNAWKESFRQLYRGVHVRPGFQDLKFKGRNLPYFNTVQGALDYVDEYRSNSGTSSNNSTTTSGQGNCCGNNSHTAEEAPQHLVFLHAGIYRGEFLVIDSDVALIGAAPGNVAESVILERESESTVMFVEGAKRAYAGHLTLKFTPDVTSTVPHHKHYCLEVGENCSPTVDHCIIRSSSVVGAAVCVSGVGANPVVKNCDISDCENVGLYVTDYAQGTYEDNEISRNALAGIWVKNYANPIMRRNHIHHGRDVGIFTFDNGLGYFEANDIHNNRIAGFEVKAGANPTVVHCEIHHGQTGGIYVHENGLGQFIDNKIHSNNFAGVWITSNSNPTIRRNEIYNGHQGGVYIFGEGRGLIEHNNIYGNALAGIQIRTNSDPIVRHNKIHHGQHGGIYVHEKGQGLIEENEVYANTLAGVWITTGSTPVLRRNRIHSGKQVGVYFYDNGHGKLEDNDIFNHLYSGVQIRTGSNPVIRGNKIWGGQNGGVLVYNSGLGLLEQNEIFDNAMAGVWIKTDSNPTLKRNKIFDGRDGGICIFNGGKGVLEENDIFRNAQAGVLISTQSHPVLRRNRIFDGLAAGVEITNNATATLEFNQIFNNRFGGLCLASGVQPTTRGNKIFNNQDAVEKAVGNGQCLYKISSYTSFPMHDFYRCQTCNTTDRNAICVNCIKTCHAGHDVEFIRHDRFFCDCGAGTLSNQCQLQGEPTQDTDTLYDSAAPMESHTLMVN; encoded by the exons ATGCCAAGTGCGTCGTTCACATCGTCGCGCAATTACGTGCGAAGATCCCGAAGAAAAGGTGCGAACAGGATTCCGGTGCCTTCAAGAACCACCTCGG CCGAGCCATGCGATTTGCCATGTTCAGCGTCAAATCAGATACCACCTGGTGGTGGAGTTGGtggtggaggaggaggaggaggaggtggaGGTGGGGGTGGAAGCGGTGGAAGAGGATCCTCACCTAGTGTTTCCGGTGTTGCAGCACCATCACCTTCCCCATCACATTCACATTCATCTCCATATGATTTAAGACGTAAAAGTCCACCTCATCCGGATCCTGCTCCTGGCACCAGTTCTGCTCTACCTCCTTCAGGTGGTAGTAGTATAGGAGCCACTCTTGGTTCTTCCTCTCTACCGGCGAGAAAACGGCCCAGACGGACATGTTCGTTATCCACAGATG GTACAAATACAAATACCGCAGCACATTACCTTCAGTACGAGTTACCAGACGAAGTGCTGCTTACTATATTTAATTATCTAATGGAACAGGATCTTTGTAGAGTTTCGCAGGTCTGCAAACGTTTTCAAACGATTGCGAATGATACTGAACTATGGAAGTCCTTGTATCAACAAGTTTACGAATACGACTTACCGCTGTTTAATCCTGCGCcttgtaaatttgaatttgtatCCCCTGATGAATCAGACTATCCAAATGCATGGAAAGAAAGTTTTAGACAGTTGTATAGGGGAGTACACGTCAGAccgggatttcaggatttgaaattcaaaggtcgaaatttgcCATACTTTAATACAGTTCAGGGAGCACTAGATTACGTAGATGAATATAGAAGCAATAGCGGTACCTCGTCAAACAATAGCACAACCACGAGCGGTCAAGGAAATTGTTGTGGAAACAATTCTCATACAGCTGAAGAGGCACCTCAACATTTAGTTTTCTTACATGCCGGAATATATAGGGGCGAATTTCTCGTAATTGACAGCGATGTTGCATTAATCGGGGCAGCACCCGGAAACGTTGCGGAATCTGTTATATTAGAACGAGAAAGCGAATCTACAGTTATGTTTGTAGAAGGAGCGAAACGAGCTTATGCTGGCCATCTTACGTTAAAGTTTACCCCGGACGTTACCAGTACAGTACCACACCATAAACATTATTGTCTGGAAGTTGGTGAAAACTGCAGTCCTACAGTCGATCATTGTATTATTAGGAGTTCAAGTGTTG TTGGAGCAGCTGTTTGCGTATCGGGTGTTGGAGCGAATCCTGTGGTGAAAAATTGTGACATATCCGACTGCGAAAATGTCGGGCTTTATGTCACTGATTATGCACAAGGAACTTACGAAGACAATGAAATCTCTAGAAATGCATTAGCTGGAATTTGGGTAAAAAATTATGCCAATCCAATAATGCGAAGGAATCATATTCATCATGGAAGGGACGTCGGAATTTTCACATTCGATAATGGTCTTGGCTACTTTGAAGCTAACGATATTCATAACAATCGAATAGCAGGTTTCGAAGTAAAAGCTGGTGCTAATCCAACGGTCGTACACTGTGAAATACACCATGGTCAAACGGGTGGTATTTATGTCCATGAAAATGGTTTAGGGCAATTCATCGATAACAAGATTCAttcgaataattttgctggtgtttGGATTACTTCAAATTCGAATCCAACTATTCGCAGAAACGAAATCTACAATGGTCATCAAGGCGGAGTATATATATTTGGAGAGGGAAGAGGCTTAATCgaacataataatatttatggTAATGCCTTAGCTGGCATACAAATCAGAACAAATTCAGACCCTATCGTTAGACACAATAAAATACATCATGGACAGCATGGTGGCATATATGTACACGAAAAGGGGCAAGGTTTAATCGAAGAGAACGAAGTATATGCCAATACTTTAGCAGGTGTTTGGATAACAACCGGATCGACGCCGGTGCTAAGAAGAAATCGTATTCATAGCGGAAAACAAGTTGGAgtttatttttatgataatgGACACGGAAAACTAGAAGACAATGATATTTTCAATCATTTGTATTCAGGAGTACAAATAAG AACTGGAAGCAATCCAGTGATACGTGGGAATAAAATTTGGGGTGGACAAAATGGTGGTGTTCTTGTGTATAATAGTGGACTAGGTTTACTCgagcaaaatgaaatttttgataatgcaATGGCAGGAGTTTGGATTAAAACCGATAGTAATCCTACATTGAAAAGGAATAAGATATTCGATGGTCGGGACGGTGGAATTTGTATATTCAATGGTGGCAAgg GTGTTCTCGAAGAAAACGATATATTTCGTAACGCGCAAGCAGGAGTGCTTATATCGACACAATCCCATCCTGTGTTGAGGAGAAACCGAATCTTCGACGGATTAGCAGCTGGCGTTGAAATAACAAACAATGCAACAGCTACGTTGGagtttaatcaaattttcaataatagatTTGGTGGATTGTGTTTAGCGAGTGGAGTTCAACCAACAACTAGAG gcaataaaatatttaataatcaagATGCTGTTGAAAAAGCTGTTGGAAACGGCCaatgtttgtataaaatatcgTCATACACCTCTTTCCCTATGCACGATTTCTATCGTTGTCAGACATGCAATACAACAGATCGCAATGCAATTTGTGTGAACTGTATAAAAACCTGTCACGCTGGACATGATGTGGAATTTATTAGACATGATCG aTTCTTCTGTGACTGTGGTGCTGGAACATTAAGTAATCAGTGTCAGCTTCAAGGTGAACCTACGCAAGATACAGACACATTGTACGATAGTGCAGCACCAATGGAGTCACATACACTTATGGTCAACTAG